A genome region from Paenibacillus sp. J23TS9 includes the following:
- the lon gene encoding endopeptidase La, whose translation MGLSKAKGRRFPLLPLRGLLVYPSMVLHLDVGREKSVKALEKAMVEDNMILLCSQSEVNIEEPTQEDIFRIGTVANVRQMLKLPNGTIRVLVEGMERAEIIQYTDNEEYYEVLARELHEEDSDNPEVDALMRTVLSQFEHYINLSKKVTPETLAAVSDIEEPGRLADVITSHLSLKIKDKQEILETVDVGKRLEKLLDILNNEREVLELERKINQRVKKQMEKTQKEYYLREQMKAIQKELGEKEGRTGEVEELRDLMEKQELPEKVKEKVEKEIDRLEKMPSSSAEGGVIRNYLDWLLALPWSNKTEDDLDIHKAEQVLNEDHYSLDKPKERVLEYLAVQKLVKKMKGPILCLVGPPGVGKTSLARSIARSLNRKFVRISLGGVRDEAEIRGHRRTYVGAMPGRIIQGMKNAGALNPVFLLDEIDKMASDFRGDPSSALLEVLDPEQNNTFSDHFIEIPFDLSQVMFITTANAIHNIPRPLLDRMEVLNIPGYTELEKLQIAKRYLLPKQKREHGLLEEQLHIGEEALLKVVREYTRESGVRNLEQQVAALCRKAAKQIVSDGTESITMEPDDIKEYLGAAKFRHGVADLEDQIGTVTGLAWTEVGGETLMIEVTVVPGSGKLTLTGKLGDVMKESAQAAFSYTRSKAEELGIMPDFHEKNDIHIHIPEGAIPKDGPSAGITIATALISALTKKHVSKHVAMTGEITLRGRVLPIGGLKEKSLAAHRAGYKKILLPKDNERDLRDIPDSVKNEVEFVPVSHMDQVLKHALVEQAGVH comes from the coding sequence ATGGGGCTGAGTAAAGCGAAAGGCCGCCGTTTTCCGTTATTGCCTTTGAGAGGCCTTCTGGTCTACCCGAGCATGGTACTGCATCTCGATGTAGGCCGGGAGAAATCGGTCAAGGCTCTGGAAAAAGCAATGGTGGAAGATAACATGATTCTCCTTTGTTCTCAATCTGAGGTGAACATAGAAGAACCAACGCAAGAAGATATTTTCCGTATTGGCACAGTAGCCAACGTGAGACAAATGCTTAAGCTTCCAAACGGCACCATCCGTGTCCTTGTGGAAGGGATGGAGCGCGCCGAAATTATACAGTATACGGACAACGAGGAGTATTATGAAGTCCTCGCCCGGGAACTGCATGAAGAGGACAGCGACAATCCTGAAGTGGATGCGCTGATGCGTACAGTTCTGAGCCAGTTTGAGCATTATATCAATTTATCCAAAAAGGTCACTCCCGAGACGCTTGCTGCGGTATCTGATATTGAGGAGCCCGGACGTCTCGCAGATGTCATTACCAGTCACTTGTCACTTAAAATCAAGGATAAACAGGAGATTCTCGAAACGGTCGATGTCGGCAAACGTCTCGAAAAACTGCTGGATATCCTGAATAATGAGCGTGAAGTGCTGGAGCTGGAACGCAAGATCAACCAGCGTGTCAAGAAGCAGATGGAGAAAACTCAGAAGGAATACTATCTGCGTGAGCAGATGAAGGCAATCCAGAAAGAACTTGGCGAGAAAGAAGGACGCACCGGGGAAGTTGAAGAACTGCGTGATCTTATGGAGAAGCAGGAACTTCCGGAAAAGGTGAAGGAGAAGGTCGAAAAGGAAATAGACCGTCTTGAAAAAATGCCTTCCAGTTCTGCAGAAGGCGGCGTAATCCGCAACTATCTGGACTGGCTGCTGGCCCTTCCCTGGAGCAACAAAACAGAAGATGACCTGGATATCCATAAAGCCGAGCAGGTGCTAAACGAAGACCACTACAGTCTGGACAAACCGAAGGAGCGGGTACTGGAGTATTTGGCGGTACAGAAGCTCGTCAAAAAGATGAAAGGGCCTATTCTTTGTCTGGTTGGCCCTCCAGGCGTGGGTAAGACCTCACTCGCACGTTCCATCGCCAGATCGCTGAACCGGAAGTTCGTCCGCATTTCGCTTGGCGGAGTCCGTGATGAAGCCGAAATTCGCGGTCATCGACGTACCTACGTGGGGGCGATGCCGGGACGTATTATCCAAGGGATGAAAAACGCCGGGGCTTTGAATCCTGTATTTCTCCTGGATGAGATCGATAAGATGGCATCCGATTTCCGGGGTGACCCGTCTTCCGCATTGCTGGAAGTGCTCGATCCTGAACAAAATAACACGTTTAGCGATCATTTTATTGAAATTCCTTTTGATCTGTCGCAGGTTATGTTTATTACGACTGCGAATGCAATTCACAATATACCTCGGCCTTTACTGGACCGGATGGAAGTGCTCAATATTCCAGGCTATACGGAGCTGGAGAAACTGCAAATTGCCAAGCGCTATCTTCTGCCGAAGCAGAAAAGAGAGCATGGCCTCTTGGAGGAGCAGCTTCACATTGGAGAAGAAGCATTGCTTAAAGTAGTCCGGGAGTACACACGCGAGTCTGGAGTCCGTAACTTGGAGCAGCAGGTAGCGGCGCTTTGCCGCAAAGCTGCCAAACAAATTGTTTCCGATGGAACGGAATCCATTACGATGGAACCCGATGATATTAAAGAATATCTGGGCGCTGCCAAATTCCGTCATGGCGTGGCAGATCTTGAGGACCAGATTGGAACGGTTACAGGCCTTGCCTGGACAGAGGTTGGCGGTGAAACGCTGATGATTGAAGTAACTGTCGTACCGGGCTCAGGCAAGCTCACATTAACCGGTAAGCTCGGCGATGTGATGAAGGAATCTGCCCAGGCTGCATTCAGCTATACACGCAGCAAGGCTGAAGAGCTCGGCATCATGCCCGACTTCCATGAGAAGAATGATATTCATATTCATATCCCTGAAGGTGCTATTCCAAAAGACGGCCCATCGGCCGGAATTACGATTGCGACCGCTCTTATTTCGGCTCTTACCAAAAAGCATGTATCCAAGCATGTGGCGATGACCGGCGAAATTACACTGCGCGGACGGGTGCTTCCCATTGGCGGCCTGAAGGAAAAATCACTAGCGGCGCACCGTGCAGGCTACAAGAAAATATTGCTCCCGAAAGACAACGAGCGGGATCTGCGCGACATACCCGACAGTGTTAAAAATGAAGTGGAGTTTGTTCCGGTGTCCCATATGGACCAAGTGCTGAAGCATGCGCTTGTGGAACAGGCGGGAGTGCATTAG
- the hemA gene encoding glutamyl-tRNA reductase, producing MHIVVVGLNYRTAPVEVRERFTFEQNELPEALSQLMLTKSVMEGVVVATCNRTEIYVVVDRLHMCGYFIRSFMEQWFDIPREEFTQHLYIYEDQQAISHLFRVTCGLDSMVIGETQILGQVRTAFLQSQQEKATGTWFNMLFKQAVTLGKKAHSETSIGESAVSVSYAAVELGKRIFGMFDDKKVLILGAGKMSELTVKHLYANGAEEVIVANRTLARAEELASKFKGTPCTMEKALERLHEVDILISSTGAKDYVLDRAQVSESMKKRQSRPLFIIDIAVPRDIDPAIAELNNVFLYDIDDLEGIVESNLEMRRAEAAKIEVMIKEEMDEFYHWLKTLGVRPAIRALQEKSSNIHEETLQSLFNKLPELDEHQRKVIRRLTKSIVNQMMHDPINRIKEMTAGKNGNEALDYFTQIFALEEDLNETGQVESNLKQSSPAKSELNRETHENKPFAFKGSLTPAGL from the coding sequence ATGCACATCGTCGTTGTCGGATTGAACTATCGCACAGCGCCTGTAGAAGTAAGGGAACGTTTTACGTTTGAACAAAATGAATTGCCGGAAGCGCTCAGCCAGCTGATGCTGACCAAAAGCGTGATGGAAGGCGTCGTCGTTGCGACATGTAACCGTACGGAAATTTATGTTGTGGTGGACCGCTTGCATATGTGTGGATACTTCATCCGCAGTTTTATGGAACAGTGGTTTGATATTCCTCGCGAGGAATTTACCCAGCATTTATATATATATGAAGATCAGCAGGCGATCTCCCACTTGTTCCGCGTAACTTGCGGACTGGATTCCATGGTGATTGGAGAAACGCAAATCTTAGGCCAGGTCCGTACAGCATTTTTGCAAAGTCAGCAGGAAAAAGCGACGGGTACATGGTTCAATATGTTGTTTAAACAAGCTGTAACCCTTGGCAAAAAAGCGCATTCTGAAACCTCAATCGGCGAAAGCGCCGTTTCCGTCAGCTATGCAGCTGTAGAGCTGGGCAAACGGATTTTTGGCATGTTTGATGATAAAAAGGTGCTGATTCTCGGTGCCGGTAAAATGAGCGAGCTCACGGTGAAGCACTTGTACGCAAACGGTGCGGAAGAGGTTATTGTGGCTAACCGTACGCTGGCCCGTGCGGAAGAACTCGCAAGCAAATTCAAGGGAACGCCTTGTACGATGGAAAAGGCCCTGGAGCGGCTGCATGAGGTGGATATCCTGATCAGCTCCACAGGAGCCAAGGATTATGTCCTGGACCGCGCCCAGGTCAGTGAAAGCATGAAGAAACGCCAATCCCGTCCTCTGTTCATTATTGATATCGCCGTTCCACGGGATATTGATCCGGCGATTGCCGAACTAAACAATGTCTTCCTGTATGATATTGATGATCTTGAAGGGATTGTCGAGAGCAATCTGGAGATGCGCAGAGCCGAGGCGGCTAAAATCGAAGTGATGATCAAAGAAGAAATGGACGAGTTCTATCATTGGCTGAAGACACTGGGTGTTAGACCGGCGATTCGGGCGCTGCAGGAAAAGTCCTCCAATATCCATGAAGAGACCCTTCAAAGCTTGTTTAACAAGCTGCCGGAGCTGGATGAGCATCAGCGTAAAGTCATCCGCCGTCTGACGAAGAGCATCGTCAATCAGATGATGCATGATCCGATTAACAGAATTAAGGAAATGACGGCAGGAAAGAACGGGAATGAAGCGCTGGATTACTTCACCCAGATTTTTGCTTTGGAAGAGGATTTGAATGAAACCGGGCAGGTTGAAAGTAACCTGAAGCAGTCCAGTCCAGCCAAAAGTGAACTCAACCGAGAAACGCATGAAAACAAACCGTTTGCCTTTAAAGGTTCGCTGACACCAGCAGGCCTTTAA
- the cobA gene encoding uroporphyrinogen-III C-methyltransferase, which produces MAGKVYLVGAGPGHAKLITVKGLECLQKADVVVYDRLAAPQLLGAVKPGTRKIYVGKLPDRHTMKQEEINQLLVDLALEGNVVVRLKGGDPTIFGRVGEEAGLLKKNGITYEIVPGVTAAISVPAYAGIPVTHREMASSLSIITGHESPDKLDRMIDWEKVTNATGTLIFMMGVSKIGYIADQLMEHGRPGHTPVALVRWGTRAEQDTLTGTLADIEQRVLAANFQPPAVIVVGDVVLQREQLKWAEFLPLFGKRILVTRAKSQASELVNRIDELGGESYEFPVIETVYPQDRDKLVRIQDSLSRLNTYDWVFFTSVNGVEYFYRHLAEQGQDVRSLYGAKIAAVGPATAQALTERGIVPVELPERFQAEGLIETLGSQLEPGQRVLLPRGNLARTWLPEKLEELGLDVTAIDTYQTVMSQEEDHELIRLLEEHAIHIVTFTSSSTVTHLIGKLKQMGVQDPVQLLSTVEAACIGEVTAQTARDAGLRVSMVAEQATIERLVESLCSYMKNDHQQVK; this is translated from the coding sequence ATGGCGGGAAAAGTATATCTGGTTGGTGCAGGCCCAGGCCATGCCAAGTTAATTACTGTGAAAGGTCTGGAATGTCTGCAAAAAGCGGATGTGGTTGTCTACGATCGTCTTGCGGCCCCGCAGCTTCTTGGGGCTGTGAAGCCGGGTACACGTAAAATATATGTTGGCAAGCTGCCGGACCGACATACGATGAAGCAGGAAGAAATCAATCAGCTTCTGGTCGATCTGGCTCTGGAAGGCAATGTGGTTGTCCGGTTAAAAGGCGGCGACCCTACCATTTTCGGCCGCGTCGGTGAAGAAGCCGGATTGCTTAAGAAGAATGGTATTACTTACGAGATTGTACCCGGTGTAACGGCCGCCATCAGCGTTCCCGCTTATGCCGGTATTCCTGTCACTCACCGGGAGATGGCATCTTCGCTTTCGATTATTACCGGGCATGAAAGTCCGGACAAGCTTGACCGGATGATTGATTGGGAGAAGGTTACGAATGCGACGGGTACACTTATTTTCATGATGGGTGTGTCCAAAATTGGATATATTGCGGATCAGCTCATGGAGCATGGCCGTCCCGGTCACACGCCGGTGGCTCTTGTACGGTGGGGGACCCGAGCTGAACAAGATACTCTGACGGGGACTCTAGCGGATATTGAGCAGCGTGTACTAGCTGCTAATTTCCAGCCGCCAGCTGTTATCGTGGTTGGCGATGTGGTGCTCCAGAGAGAGCAGCTGAAGTGGGCGGAGTTCCTTCCTCTTTTCGGCAAGCGCATCCTGGTCACTCGTGCAAAGTCCCAGGCTTCGGAGCTCGTTAACCGGATTGATGAGCTTGGCGGTGAGTCCTATGAATTCCCGGTCATTGAAACAGTCTATCCGCAGGATCGGGATAAACTTGTCCGGATTCAGGACTCGCTTTCCCGGCTTAATACCTATGATTGGGTGTTTTTTACCAGCGTTAATGGCGTTGAATATTTCTACCGGCATCTGGCAGAGCAAGGTCAGGATGTTCGTAGCCTTTACGGGGCCAAGATCGCCGCTGTAGGTCCGGCTACTGCACAAGCGTTAACAGAACGCGGGATTGTACCGGTCGAGCTTCCGGAGCGTTTTCAGGCTGAGGGGCTGATTGAAACGCTTGGCAGCCAGCTCGAGCCTGGTCAGAGGGTACTTCTGCCTCGCGGTAATCTGGCAAGAACCTGGCTGCCTGAAAAACTGGAAGAACTAGGGCTGGATGTCACTGCTATTGATACCTACCAGACGGTGATGAGCCAAGAGGAAGATCACGAGCTCATCAGGCTGCTTGAGGAACATGCAATTCATATTGTCACCTTCACCAGTTCCTCGACGGTCACGCATCTAATCGGGAAACTGAAGCAGATGGGTGTTCAGGATCCGGTGCAGCTGCTCAGCACAGTCGAAGCCGCCTGCATTGGAGAAGTGACAGCCCAGACAGCCCGGGATGCCGGACTGCGTGTGAGTATGGTTGCCGAGCAAGCGACGATTGAAAGACTGGTGGAATCGCTCTGTTCATACATGAAAAATGATCATCAACAAGTGAAATAA
- the yihA gene encoding ribosome biogenesis GTP-binding protein YihA/YsxC, protein MKVTQAEFVISAVGPDQYPEDALPEIALAGRSNVGKSSLINRMINRKNLARTSSTPGKTQHLNYYRINEDLYFVDFPGYGYAKVSKTQRQVWGKMIERYLLERETLKMVLLIVDLRHPPSKDDELMYDWLKHYEIPICVVATKADKIPKSRWQKHVKQMKEGLLMRKTDSFVMYSSETGVGKDELWAHIESIAGLNQEENDHPEPEQTPE, encoded by the coding sequence ATGAAAGTAACCCAAGCGGAATTTGTAATCAGTGCCGTTGGCCCTGACCAATATCCTGAGGACGCCTTGCCGGAGATTGCTCTGGCAGGGCGTTCCAATGTAGGCAAGTCATCATTAATTAACCGTATGATCAACCGCAAGAATTTAGCCAGAACCAGCTCTACACCCGGTAAAACCCAGCATCTCAACTATTACCGCATTAATGAGGATTTGTATTTCGTCGATTTTCCCGGATACGGTTACGCAAAGGTGTCTAAGACACAGCGGCAGGTTTGGGGCAAAATGATCGAAAGATACCTGCTTGAGCGTGAGACGCTTAAAATGGTACTTCTGATCGTCGACCTGCGTCATCCACCATCCAAGGATGATGAGTTGATGTATGACTGGCTGAAGCATTATGAGATTCCGATCTGCGTGGTGGCAACCAAGGCGGACAAGATTCCGAAGAGCCGTTGGCAAAAGCATGTGAAGCAGATGAAGGAAGGTCTCCTGATGCGTAAAACAGATTCTTTCGTCATGTATTCATCGGAGACCGGAGTGGGTAAAGATGAGTTATGGGCCCATATTGAGTCAATAGCAGGTCTGAACCAGGAAGAAAACGATCATCCTGAACCGGAGCAAACGCCTGAATAA
- the hemC gene encoding hydroxymethylbilane synthase: MRTIVVGSRQSALALTQTGQVIDDLKRLCKEHGFDFDFEVKKIVTKGDRILDVTLSKVGGKGLFVKEIEQALIDGEIDMAVHSMKDMPSVLQEGLVNGAVPRRVDPRDCLITLEGKSLDDLPHGAKVGTSSLRRSSQLKAYRPDLELEPVRGNIDSRLKKLETEGFQAILLAAAGLYRMGWEDRITAYLPVETCLPAVGQGALGIECRQDDAELLKLLSLYNDKESELTVTAERKFLGVLNGGCQVPIGAYAVLVEAPEGHSLAGQNVIQLTGMVGSPDGDVILKETLLGTDPVKLGEEVAGMLIERGAEKILEQVRE, from the coding sequence ATGCGGACAATCGTAGTGGGAAGCAGACAAAGTGCGTTGGCACTGACACAGACAGGCCAGGTCATCGATGACCTGAAACGGCTTTGCAAGGAGCATGGCTTTGATTTCGATTTTGAAGTGAAGAAAATCGTCACCAAAGGTGACCGCATACTGGATGTGACCCTCTCTAAGGTGGGAGGCAAGGGATTGTTTGTCAAAGAAATCGAGCAGGCTTTGATAGACGGCGAGATAGACATGGCGGTACATAGCATGAAGGACATGCCTTCCGTACTGCAGGAGGGTCTGGTGAATGGCGCAGTGCCCCGCCGAGTGGACCCTCGGGATTGCCTGATTACGCTCGAAGGAAAAAGCCTTGATGATCTGCCGCATGGAGCTAAAGTAGGGACGAGTAGTCTCCGCCGTTCCAGCCAGCTCAAGGCATACCGCCCTGACTTGGAACTTGAGCCAGTTCGCGGCAATATTGATTCACGTCTGAAGAAGCTTGAAACTGAAGGGTTTCAGGCGATTCTGTTGGCAGCTGCCGGGCTTTACCGGATGGGCTGGGAAGACAGAATAACTGCTTATCTTCCGGTTGAAACCTGTTTGCCTGCAGTTGGACAAGGTGCACTGGGCATTGAATGCCGTCAAGATGATGCAGAGCTGCTGAAGCTGCTGTCCTTATATAACGACAAAGAATCGGAGCTGACTGTCACTGCTGAACGTAAATTTCTGGGCGTGCTAAATGGCGGCTGCCAGGTTCCCATAGGAGCATATGCCGTACTGGTCGAAGCGCCGGAGGGACATTCCCTTGCCGGGCAAAACGTTATACAATTGACAGGAATGGTTGGTTCTCCAGATGGGGATGTAATCCTTAAGGAAACACTGCTCGGTACGGATCCGGTGAAGCTTGGTGAAGAGGTAGCCGGAATGCTGATTGAGCGGGGAGCGGAGAAAATTCTCGAACAAGTCAGGGAATAA
- the hemB gene encoding porphobilinogen synthase produces MSFPIVRHRRLRQSAGMRNLVRETALHVNDLIMPIFVTYGKGIKNEISSMPGVYHFSLDTLKSEVDEIVALGIPAVLLFGIPETKDSVGTSGFVEDGIVQEATRLIKGWYPDLLVVADTCLCEFTDHGHCGMVHTFEVDGQIHGDVMNDESLELLTKTAVSQAKAGADIIAPSNMMDGFVQAIRAGLDEAGFEHVPIMSYSVKYASAFYGPFREAADSAPQFGDRKTYQMDPANVREALREAETDVLEGADMLMVKPALAYMDVIRMLKDQFDLPLVAYNVSGEYSMVKAAAMQGWINEKAIVQEMLTGMKRAGADIIITYFAKDAARWMQEH; encoded by the coding sequence ATGAGTTTTCCAATTGTAAGACACCGGCGTTTGCGCCAATCCGCAGGCATGCGTAATTTAGTGCGTGAAACCGCACTTCATGTTAACGACTTGATTATGCCGATTTTCGTTACCTATGGAAAAGGAATTAAAAATGAAATTTCCTCGATGCCTGGCGTCTATCATTTTTCGCTCGATACCCTGAAGTCTGAAGTAGACGAAATTGTGGCACTTGGCATTCCTGCCGTACTGCTGTTTGGTATTCCGGAGACGAAAGACAGCGTAGGCACATCCGGCTTTGTTGAAGACGGTATTGTGCAAGAAGCGACCCGCCTGATCAAAGGCTGGTACCCTGATCTGCTCGTTGTAGCTGACACCTGCTTATGCGAATTTACCGATCATGGTCACTGCGGTATGGTTCATACCTTTGAAGTCGACGGTCAAATACATGGCGATGTAATGAATGATGAATCGCTTGAGCTGCTTACGAAAACTGCTGTATCCCAGGCCAAGGCCGGTGCGGATATTATTGCACCATCCAATATGATGGACGGATTTGTACAGGCGATCCGTGCGGGCCTGGATGAAGCCGGATTTGAACATGTGCCGATTATGTCTTATTCAGTTAAATATGCCTCTGCCTTCTACGGGCCTTTCCGTGAAGCGGCTGATTCCGCTCCGCAGTTTGGTGACCGCAAAACCTATCAGATGGATCCGGCCAACGTACGCGAAGCTCTGCGCGAAGCCGAAACGGATGTACTCGAGGGTGCAGATATGCTTATGGTTAAACCGGCACTGGCGTACATGGATGTCATTCGGATGCTGAAAGATCAGTTTGATCTGCCGCTGGTTGCCTATAACGTGAGCGGTGAGTATTCCATGGTGAAGGCTGCAGCAATGCAAGGCTGGATCAATGAAAAAGCGATTGTGCAGGAAATGCTGACTGGCATGAAGCGTGCCGGAGCCGATATCATTATCACTTATTTCGCAAAAGATGCCGCCCGCTGGATGCAGGAGCATTAA
- a CDS encoding bifunctional precorrin-2 dehydrogenase/sirohydrochlorin ferrochelatase — MPTYVPIMLDCENRICMVIGGGQVAERKIKELLTGAANVTVISPSITVALRQYHDQGKLNWLPRKYAEGDLEGAFMVHAAADDPEVNRLVAEEAGARGIIANVTDQPALGSFIHPSVLRRGRLLIAVSTSGAGPLAARAIRRKLEDDFGTEYEEYLDNLYDIRKMIQEQVSDPAVRQKLLRKAYGPDMLESLQQGTFRLWSPEEIRQWINDNQEE, encoded by the coding sequence TTGCCTACATATGTACCTATCATGCTGGATTGTGAAAATAGGATCTGCATGGTCATTGGAGGAGGGCAGGTCGCCGAGAGAAAGATCAAAGAGCTGCTCACGGGCGCTGCGAATGTGACCGTTATCAGCCCTTCGATAACCGTGGCTCTCCGGCAATATCATGATCAGGGCAAGCTGAACTGGCTGCCCCGTAAGTATGCTGAAGGGGATCTGGAAGGGGCGTTTATGGTTCATGCCGCCGCAGATGATCCGGAAGTGAACAGACTGGTAGCAGAAGAAGCCGGGGCGAGAGGGATTATTGCCAATGTGACTGACCAACCGGCTCTGGGCAGTTTTATACATCCCAGTGTTCTTCGGCGCGGCCGTCTTCTGATAGCTGTTTCTACCTCGGGTGCGGGTCCTCTCGCTGCAAGAGCCATCAGAAGGAAGCTGGAAGATGATTTCGGAACGGAATACGAGGAATATCTCGATAATTTATATGATATACGGAAGATGATCCAAGAACAGGTTAGCGATCCGGCAGTCCGGCAAAAATTGCTAAGGAAGGCATATGGACCGGATATGCTGGAATCGCTGCAGCAGGGTACTTTCAGGCTCTGGAGTCCGGAGGAAATCAGGCAGTGGATCAACGACAATCAGGAGGAATGA
- the ccsA gene encoding cytochrome c biogenesis protein CcsA: MLTGFYDAGIYIFALSLLFFISDCIRRNRSAKRMGTGLLAVVAVLQAGALFIRAIEERALPIFTPFDFLLLLAFSLVVASLIINLLQRAEFAVLLLGIVGFSIQILNRLWFSPGNNPLRHWETVHGLLVLHITLANLSFVIYTVAAVFAGMYLFLHRKLKGKKWTDTVRRLPSLEMLDKYAYSLAFIGTPMLTVSFIVAALSVISEGRLNLLLDLKVLATLAGLGFYYFYLFKKRSHQHTGSLMAKWILTGYVFIIIIFVLNTWSDFHGWNGE, encoded by the coding sequence ATGCTCACTGGATTTTATGATGCCGGTATTTATATCTTTGCCCTGAGCCTTCTGTTTTTTATCTCGGATTGCATTCGACGCAATCGGAGCGCGAAGCGGATGGGCACAGGGCTTCTTGCTGTAGTTGCGGTCTTGCAGGCAGGCGCACTGTTTATCCGGGCTATAGAGGAACGGGCGCTTCCTATTTTTACGCCATTTGATTTTCTGCTCCTGCTTGCGTTTAGTCTTGTCGTTGCTTCCCTGATTATCAATTTGCTGCAGCGGGCGGAATTTGCTGTTTTACTTTTAGGTATTGTTGGATTCAGCATCCAGATTTTGAACAGGCTCTGGTTTTCGCCGGGAAACAATCCGCTTCGGCATTGGGAGACGGTTCATGGGCTGCTAGTGCTGCATATCACACTGGCTAATCTCAGCTTTGTCATCTATACGGTTGCCGCGGTTTTCGCGGGGATGTATCTTTTTCTTCACCGAAAATTGAAAGGAAAGAAATGGACGGATACGGTACGGCGTCTGCCGAGTCTTGAAATGCTGGATAAGTACGCCTATTCTCTGGCATTTATCGGTACACCGATGCTAACGGTTTCCTTTATCGTAGCGGCTTTATCAGTCATCTCGGAGGGAAGGCTGAACCTGCTTTTGGACTTGAAGGTGCTGGCTACTTTGGCGGGACTGGGATTCTATTATTTCTATCTGTTCAAGAAACGATCGCATCAGCATACCGGCTCGCTTATGGCTAAATGGATTTTGACAGGGTATGTTTTTATAATCATCATTTTTGTGCTCAATACATGGTCTGACTTTCACGGTTGGAATGGGGAGTGA
- the speD gene encoding adenosylmethionine decarboxylase, translated as MEYSTFGRHVAVDTWGVDFDMLNDAEFLQAQMVEAAEACGATVMSVQSKQFEPQGATVLVLLSESHLSIHTYPERGFAAIDCYTCGETVDPQLAIDYLVSVLKPEKTYAKKLVRGLGELKVETPEMKQVELV; from the coding sequence ATGGAATACTCAACTTTCGGAAGACACGTTGCTGTTGACACTTGGGGAGTCGACTTTGATATGCTGAACGACGCGGAATTTTTGCAAGCTCAAATGGTTGAGGCTGCAGAAGCATGTGGTGCTACAGTAATGTCCGTACAATCCAAGCAGTTTGAACCTCAAGGAGCGACAGTGCTTGTTCTGCTGTCAGAAAGCCACCTCTCGATTCATACTTATCCCGAGAGAGGATTTGCAGCGATTGATTGCTATACCTGTGGCGAAACAGTCGATCCACAACTGGCAATTGATTACCTGGTATCCGTATTGAAGCCTGAGAAAACGTATGCGAAGAAGCTTGTACGCGGTTTGGGCGAGTTGAAGGTGGAAACACCGGAAATGAAACAAGTCGAGCTGGTATAG
- a CDS encoding non-ribosomal peptide synthetase module: MAQRLATEYVKATFQMTELQLNQFMHSAECCHMQAIVKVLDSGGQEIVLEDESGEEVHFPLESKNGLYFCELSCRLVNPRMTNLVRKLFIACKGEGIVNRIYHGFTMMYYYENGSVRKIAEVTPSHSKLVYEYKHTAGELQRVYQLDAVEQEISRLYQNINYWLDERNKAKTSEQIARIDEKLRQGAAKWFALEA, translated from the coding sequence ATGGCTCAGCGGTTAGCCACAGAGTATGTTAAAGCCACTTTTCAAATGACGGAGCTTCAATTGAACCAGTTTATGCATTCGGCTGAATGCTGTCACATGCAAGCGATTGTTAAGGTGCTGGACAGCGGAGGACAAGAGATTGTGCTGGAAGACGAAAGCGGTGAGGAGGTTCATTTTCCTCTTGAAAGTAAGAATGGCTTGTACTTCTGTGAGTTGTCATGCCGCTTGGTGAACCCTCGTATGACCAACCTGGTACGCAAGCTTTTTATCGCCTGCAAGGGCGAAGGCATTGTTAACCGGATTTATCATGGATTCACAATGATGTATTATTATGAAAATGGCTCCGTTCGAAAAATTGCGGAAGTTACCCCTTCTCACAGCAAGCTGGTGTATGAATACAAACATACTGCAGGTGAATTGCAGCGTGTGTATCAGCTGGATGCTGTTGAACAGGAGATCTCGCGTCTTTATCAGAATATTAACTACTGGCTTGATGAACGAAATAAAGCGAAAACCAGTGAACAAATTGCCCGCATTGATGAAAAACTGCGGCAGGGCGCCGCTAAATGGTTTGCATTAGAGGCTTAA